Part of the Henckelia pumila isolate YLH828 chromosome 2, ASM3356847v2, whole genome shotgun sequence genome is shown below.
CATTTTGCAATTTGGAAAGATTGGGAAAGACATCTTTACCATGGATTATAGGTACCCAATTTCTGCATTTCAGGCCTTTGCAATCTGCTTGAGCAGTTTCGATACCAAACCAGCCTGCGAATAACCTGGCGGACTTTGGTGATCATGGACTCTTTTAGTTCATTTCCAATATGGAAGGTAACTTCCACCCTGCATTGGCATGTTGTAGTCGAGAGCTTAGCTGTATAGAGTTGTTAATCTGTTGGAAGTTCAGAGGATGACACacttttaataatatattttcggATTCCACAACTTCTTTTGAATGTCTCATATATCATGCCGCACTGAATATGTTGTCTTCCTATTCTTTTCATTGAAGGCTGCTCAAATGTTGGGTCATGTGCTTATGGTTGCCTTTGCACTATAGGAATTGAAATTCAAGTTGCTTTATTCTTTTATTTCAGAATCATAGTGTTCAATCATCATTTATTGGGCAATTGCACCTTTGTGTCCAAATGACATGTTAAAGTACCAGAATTGTGAGCCATGACTAGATGTTGATGCCCATAAATGAGACTGAGACTCTGAGAGGAGCTTGTGTTATATATACCTAACTAAAGTCGACTTTTGCGAAAAACTTTTTCCTCTTTGCCATCTGCCATCTGCTAATGATCTGGCTCTTGATGTTTAAGCAACACATGTCTCGGGACGTTATTTTCTCAGTCGTTAGTGTCTTAGCTCATGCGTACCGTAGACATATTGATGGATGTATTGCATGCACATGCATTTGATATCATATCCGTGTGAAGGACATTGTTGGGTGATGTTTGTACAAACTGGGGTATTACGGCATTTCTGGTTACATGAACCATGAATGTTATACTCACGGTCACATATTACATTTGAAATACAAAACTATCTTCATGAAATGATGTTTGCATTAGTATATGTGAgctatttttgtaattttaaaagtaACGTATGATCATATGTGTAATCTTCATCTTACATGTAGTATAACTTGTTTAGGAATATCATATTACAAATTTGTGAACAGCTGAACACGGCCATAGGGGTATTAATCCTTCATTTTCACTTATGGAGACCATTTTTGATATGCCTGTTACCACCCCACCTTTTTCTTttgcttttttttatttttcccagAATTCAatctaattaattataaattatcaaaaataaaaaagaatattACAAAAATAGGTGAAATTCCCATAATAATCTTGCATTTTCATGGTCCTCTAACAAGTTAGGGTGTGTGGTCACATGCAACACAAGAAGTACTGGTGATAGTGGTCCAGTTCAGTACTCCAAGTGCAAAGAAAAAGATAATTGATTTAACAAGCAACAAATAAAATTGGCCCACTTTACAATAACTACTCCACGCACCCTTTTCTTGTCACTCACTTCTCCAATTTTTTCTTTGTGCCCACTTGCAAGCTTTGCTACCCTTTTTCTCAAACTTCAATCTTCTCTGTTAACTCATATATCCAAAggtacaaaaaaaatatataaatcaatgatataatttatttttcaatgaatGGATACATATAACAAGTTATGGACTATGGATGTGGTGATACAGATGAATTACATTTATGTGCACATTGATATTTTGGACAATACAAACATATTAGGAGAGGAGGTTGTCTGTGACAAAAGAATGTCTGTGCTGCAGCTAACTAATCTCCAATCCAATCCAAGTGAGAAGATCAAACCGGATCGGGCTCGCGGGTTCGATAAAATAACGGTAACTCGTTTCGACCCAAATCGGTATGGGAAGCAGAGATATCTAAGCTGGTAAAAGAAGTAGCCAAGAAACATGTTTTAGCTAATGAAAGCCGGCATTGAACATGCTTTGCCAATCAAAATCCCAGCCAGGCAGCTGCTGTATTTGCTGCAAATGAAATAATGTCTTTCTTGAATAAGTTTAAACCAAAAActgaaatgtttttttttttttttgaaaaaattaatgataataAGCGAGTCATAGTTCAAGAAATTACAGGGATGCAAGAAGAATCGAGAAAAGGATCAGGGAGCATCTGAGATTGATCCAATGCCATATCTGTGCCACGGCCACAACTTGTTGCTCCCTCCTGCTGCAGATGATCATAATCAAAGCACGTCGAGTTGGCGAATAAATTGTCGATTCCGGAGTCGAACCTTGGATTTGAAGCAGCCAGTTTCATGGAAAGAAACTGCAAGAGAAATTAACACTGAATTGATCCAAGAAAATGACCCAAAGAGAAAATCGAAACATCTGTTGGTAGTTAATATATACCTCAACTTGCTTTTGTAGAGACTGGACATAGTTGATGATTTCATCAAGCATGCCAGCTTTGCCAGTAACTTTGTTGCATCCAGGGACTAATTCTTGCAGGCACTTCATTTTCTTGCTGATTTTTTCCCTTCTTGCCTGTAAAATATCAGtacatgttcaatcaaaagcatgATCTTTCCACCAAAAAGTTGCTAAATCTCGAAATCCCAACTCGAATTTTCTATCAATCTTTCAAGAACTGATGCATACTCTTTCTGCTAAGCTGTGGCTATCGGTAGCCTGGCCGCGTCGCGCCCGAACATGAATGTAATCAGGTTTCTGAACCTCGGAATTAGTCTTTGAACTTGCCTTAGAACAAGTGTTTGCTGAAGTTTCTTTATCAGCTTTCGCAGTGATCTCCGATTTCACGTCCCCCGATTCCTCATCATCAAACTGCAACGAACACAACAAAAAGTCAGCATTTTTTGAAAGATTCCTACATGCAAAAAATCAACAGaaaatacaatacaatacaatacaatacaatacaatacCTCGGCAGCTTTTCTCTTCTTGATTGAACATGAAGCGAATGCGGCATGGCCGGCGGTTGCGTCGAACGATTCGTTGTCGGGCTTCACTTTCTGCCAGCATTGGGAGACCATTTCTTGGCGATCAACTACGCAATGTATGTTGTTCATCTGATCGTTTTCTTGATGCAACCAAGAATTGTTCGGCTGGTGACAAAGGCGTCGGAGCGTCCTGTTTCGGTTTTCGAGCACGCTCATGACGTCCATGAAATCAACTTTGTGGGATATTTCTTGGGAGATGGTGTTGCTGTGGAGATGGAGATTGTTGAGTTTTTGGCTAAGTGTTAATTAGTAGTAAGCTTGATGGAGACTGGTTGGTTGTGTGTGGGACGCTGGAATCTGAGGCTAAAATGAGGGGTCAAAGGGATTTATAAGTGctcaaattcaacctctcacGTAAATTCCGAtatcttaaaaattttaaaaaaagttgtttattttaattatcgCCGAAAATTGAAACTTTAATGGCTCTTATAAGTTTCTGAGAAAGGTATAATTGGTATGGGAaaattgtttgtttgtttgttttttttttggtttttttttttctttcgatATGTCAACTTGTCTCTTTTCTAATTTGCAatgttatcaaatttcagttttaatctCTAATATATCTTTGTTTGTTTTTTCTTGCAattgtagttttttttttcatttgacgCTGATATGAAACCAATGCAGTGCTGATTGACGTTGATGTGCATACTGTATACTATCACGTCAACATGCACTTCCAATGAAAATGGAGTAAAATTGCCAAATAAAAAACATTACatgattaaaattgaaatttgataacatagATAAACAAAATCGCGGCATGACCAGATTTCGCAAACAAAAATCCAACTTTCGCAATTGTAAtttgttcaatttttttttcgtgAAATGCCAAAAATGGTGAGAACAAGGGTACACAATTTCTTGGATTAAATATAACATGTATTGTAAGTGCTTTTTTTGGGgtgatatatcatatatattgaATTTCTCATCAACGCGGTTTCAAATTCAAAACCTAAGTTTTGTTTTGGACGTAACAAATGTAGTTTTATATCATACTTAACGTTACATTATGTGCAAACATTGTACATCCTATATTCCACAAATAAAACTCATTCTTAGACTAAATTGACTAAATATTTGAACACACATAAAATATGTGTGTGTGGATAAAATGTATCGATAATTATATGAGAATAGAAGATAAATGTGAGGGTATTAtggggatatatgagttgaaactGTAGAATGGTAGCCCAATTGCCAATTCCCATTGTACCAAATTGGCAATGGTGCAACCTCCTATTGAGATTTATTAGttgttaaaaataatataaaaaatcatGATCAAATTACCGTGATGTGAGTTTCAATTTGCAGTTTTAATCATTTTTACTGGAGTATTGTTACTATGCTGAAATGTCACTTAATCAATTTTACTGGAGTATTGTTACTATGCTAGAAATTAATAACGAGACATTGAAAATTGATTAAGTGACATATAAATTATTGACGTGGTGTCAGATATTGCAGATATATTTAATATCATATTAGCACCAaccaaaattgaaaataaatacCAACTTATAAGACTACAACAATAGTTGAAAACTCACAAGACAACATATAAGCTGTTATAAgaccaaaaattatatctttCCTAATAAAAACCTACCAAAAAGGTCATGCAATAAAACTATCATAACCTATACATGGGAACAAACATTGATtacatacttatatatatatttatttatttatagtaaatatttatatatgtttttgtttttggaatgaatatttatattttcttttgattttctaCGGGATCGATCAGTCAAGATTTTTTATATCTATCCAGACCCAATGATAAATAGAATCACTTGTTATGGACTTTTAAGGACTGGGATCTAGTTTATGTTATTGAGAGATTAAAATAGTTATAAAAacgaaaaattgcttttttagtCATGCATgcttgtcactttgcgattttggtcttttatattttcagatttcagttttagtccgctatctttatttttttttgacaattttagtcttttttctgatgtggcgctgatgtgtcACTAatacagtgctgatgtggagttaacgtgtatagtgtcacgtaatcattttcgaataaaaatgaatgaaattgccaaaaatcaaaacatgcaggattaaaactgaaatatgaaaacatacaagaccgaaatcgcaaagtgacatacataaaagaccaaaattgcagttttttcatttaaaaataatGTTATTCACACTCAGACTTGTACGTGTTATATTGTACACTACTTTTTATGAATAAAATCATTCTTACTTCTCCATAAAATGGAGTGTAAGTAGTGAAAAATGGAGTATAAGAACTTACTCCGATCAAAATaatttagatttaaaaataataaatataatcacATCAACAATTTTTTAAGTCATTATTTGACGAATTCTCTATGTTTGTACATGACGTGAGGGTTTGCAGTTACTATGATCTATGGCGTGTTCTGAATAAACTCATGGACTAAAGCAGTAAACTACAAATCGTGTTAGTCAAGTACTAAATTACACCTGAATAAATATTGTGTGACAGACTcgttcaaaaaaatattaattaagaaAAATCGAGCACATGATCATTGATTAAACaattacttatatatatatatatatatgtttttttaaatacaaGTACATCAGATATCAAATTACATCAAATTATaatactaaaaaattaaaattgccCGCACACAAATAACGAGACTTAAGTATGGACTCGAAACTTGTTTATCTCGAGCAAAGAAATTAAAGTAACTAAATCaacctaaataaattataaaactaACCCACAAATACAATAGCGAAAATCGAACCTGAGACCTCTTGGTCTCAGAACCTCAGTCTTGACCACTAAGCCAAGACCTCAttagcatatatatatttttcttagtGAGCTTTACTCATGATAATCTAGTAATGGATTTGCTGGTAAGTCAGAAGTGCAAGTGTGGTTCTTAAAATTTGGTTAATAACTAAAtcgaatattttatatattattatatgagTAGACCTCTTTGAGACTGTTCCACTCAATCTATACAAGTAGTTAggagtaatatttttgacacaATATGAGTGAGATCGGTCGGAcgatttcataaaaaaatttgtaatatTACAAGATTTAGTTTATTTTAGTCTAAAACAAACAGTTGGTCCATATAATTGATCGGTGAATATTCAAGATTAATTAAGTATATTGATATTTATATAGTGCATACACACACCATACAttaaaaaattgtaaaaataaCAAGAGGGATGGCAAGATTCCACATGCTATGTTGTTTACGGGTGCAAGGGaatattaataaattcaaatgaGCTATCAAACGAAATAAATTTCAATTCTTACACAGTAAAATCTTTTGGACCAGCaccaatatatattaatattatatgttgaACTTGAAGACATAGACATGTGATATAGTGGATAAGGAGAGGGAGAAGCAACAaatttcatatatttataaaataataatatcagtTCCTATTTATACATTTTgttcattaaaattatttcaCCACTATATGATTGGTATAGGaatttagggaaaataattttttttttttgaagaaaaaaataaattttttggtcATATGCGTTTGCTTATTTACGAAGTTGATATTCTATGctttcaaatttcaattttagtccacTATTTCTGTtatttgatttgaaaattttttgacGTGTGTGATGTTGATGTGAAATCATTGCAAGACTGAGTTGTTTAGTGTCACGTAACACTCTTGATGAAAAATTACTaaagttgtaaaaaaaaaaaaagaaaatgcaAGAATATATAAAATTGaaattctataaaaaaaaatcgcaaagtgacaaaattATAGGatttaaaaaatagttttcttttgttagtATATCACTAATTTTTCTAGTTTAGGTTTTAATTCAGCAATataattgaataaaaaaaatcaaaaattaaaatttattgtatCAAAACAAAACTCTAAAAACTTAATGGACTACTAAAACCCAAAAGTTGACAAGTTATAATTggaccaaaaatattattttctcaaaaatttatGTGAAAAATCTGTTCCAAATCTACTCCAAATTATTGAGCTAGTTACATTAAGTTTTAACAAAATAggtgtcaattttttttttaacaaaataggagaaaaatcaaaataataaataaatttaacaataaaattCGAACCATTTCGTGTGCTACCTTTATATTCGATCTCGAAATAATTGAAATGGAAGGGAGAGGGACAAGATCACTTTAGGTTGATAGTGAAATATGCCAAGAAAGATTTAGAGGCCATAGTCTTTTCAGAATACTTAATTTCAAATTATCATCAAGTGTCGCTTGAGCAATAATGGAGAATTTAATAATATGGAATATAATACAAAATATAGATAATAATATACACGGTtgaaatatatatgatataatcGAGTTGAAATAAGTCCCCATCACCTGCATATGGGCATGTCTCTTGGATCCGATTCAATGGATA
Proteins encoded:
- the LOC140885013 gene encoding transcription factor HBI1-like, producing the protein MDVMSVLENRNRTLRRLCHQPNNSWLHQENDQMNNIHCVVDRQEMVSQCWQKVKPDNESFDATAGHAAFASCSIKKRKAAEFDDEESGDVKSEITAKADKETSANTCSKASSKTNSEVQKPDYIHVRARRGQATDSHSLAERARREKISKKMKCLQELVPGCNKVTGKAGMLDEIINYVQSLQKQVEFLSMKLAASNPRFDSGIDNLFANSTCFDYDHLQQEGATSCGRGTDMALDQSQMLPDPFLDSSCIPQIQQLPGWDFDWQSMFNAGFH